The following proteins are encoded in a genomic region of Haloarcula salinisoli:
- a CDS encoding DUF7504 family protein, whose protein sequence is MRTLREAVGDATSVLVCTSSMGPENSCVELLSTTTPETTVLWVTYSRPPSACIETFREADASGSLSVIAVGDMPTETDGADDVTVKSVSTPDDLTGLGITLSQALSTHEDAVVCFDSLTVLLQYVETETAYEFLNALTGHLYAADARAHFHLDPAAHDTQTIDALASLFDAIVEREDGEWSVRRRQLLQ, encoded by the coding sequence ATGCGCACGCTCCGCGAAGCTGTCGGCGACGCCACGTCGGTGCTGGTGTGTACGTCGTCGATGGGACCCGAGAACAGCTGCGTGGAACTGCTCTCGACGACGACTCCCGAGACGACGGTCCTCTGGGTCACCTACAGCCGTCCACCGTCGGCCTGTATCGAGACCTTCCGGGAGGCCGACGCGTCGGGGTCGTTGTCGGTCATCGCCGTCGGCGATATGCCGACCGAGACCGACGGGGCCGACGACGTGACCGTCAAGTCGGTGTCGACACCGGACGACCTCACCGGGCTGGGAATCACCCTCAGCCAGGCGCTCTCGACCCACGAGGACGCGGTCGTCTGCTTCGACTCGCTGACCGTGTTGCTCCAGTACGTGGAGACTGAGACGGCCTACGAGTTCCTCAACGCCCTCACCGGGCACCTCTATGCGGCCGACGCCCGGGCACACTTCCATCTCGACCCCGCTGCCCACGACACCCAGACCATCGACGCGCTCGCGTCGCTGTTCGACGCTATCGTCGAGCGCGAGGACGGCGAGTGGTCGGTCCGGCGGCGACAATTGTTGCAGTAG
- a CDS encoding MinD/ParA family ATP-binding protein, with the protein MILAVTGGKGGVGKSTVAYNLAAQLDGVVVDGDLAMADLPAGHGPDLHDVLAGRATPAEAVREDGPVTMVPCGRTLAGARAVDPTQLADTLETLDRTHRWVVVDSPAGLRADVGLPLAVADAAVLVTTDSTAALADALRVRELARELDAGLCRVVLNRVGADPSTATVADRFGAPVVTVPDSDALATAQRHGHPVDRTAPDSAAATAFENLAAAVYSCSAV; encoded by the coding sequence ATGATTCTGGCCGTCACCGGGGGGAAGGGCGGCGTCGGCAAGTCGACGGTCGCGTACAACCTGGCGGCCCAGTTAGACGGCGTCGTCGTCGACGGCGACCTCGCCATGGCGGACCTGCCGGCGGGCCACGGCCCGGACCTCCACGACGTGCTGGCGGGGCGGGCGACACCTGCCGAAGCCGTCCGCGAGGACGGGCCGGTGACGATGGTCCCCTGTGGTCGGACCCTCGCCGGCGCCCGGGCGGTCGACCCGACGCAACTGGCCGACACGCTCGAGACGCTCGACCGCACCCACCGCTGGGTCGTGGTGGACTCGCCCGCCGGGCTGCGCGCCGACGTGGGCCTCCCGCTCGCGGTCGCCGACGCGGCGGTGCTGGTGACGACCGACTCGACCGCCGCGCTGGCCGACGCGCTCCGGGTGCGTGAACTCGCCAGAGAACTGGACGCCGGGCTCTGTCGGGTGGTGCTCAACCGGGTCGGGGCCGACCCGTCGACTGCCACCGTCGCCGACCGATTCGGGGCCCCCGTCGTTACGGTTCCGGACAGTGACGCCCTGGCGACGGCCCAGCGCCACGGCCACCCCGTCGACCGGACCGCGCCCGACTCCGCGGCGGCGACGGCCTTCGAGAACCTCGCGGCCGCCGTCTATTCCTGTAGCGCCGTGTAG
- a CDS encoding transcription initiation factor IIB has protein sequence MSTTTAGCPECDGSLKQDGCETVCAHCGLVVGEDSIDRGPEWRSFEDDETDSARTGAPLTRSRHDRGLSTEIGRSTRLKGRKRRQMARLRRQHRRAQVSSKRERNQVYAFTEIRRIVGSLGLSAAIRDRACVLFESAQKEDLLQGRSLEGFAAATVYATCRTEGVARTVEELCRAARADPDELRAAYDALNRELGLPTGPIDPREYVPRFATALELPDELRNRAEQLVDEARERGLIGGRNPAGVAAACLYTAAQEQDVELTQAEAADVADVTPVTLRTTYTALQE, from the coding sequence ATGTCTACGACAACCGCTGGTTGTCCAGAGTGCGACGGGTCGCTGAAACAGGACGGCTGTGAGACCGTCTGTGCCCACTGCGGGCTGGTCGTCGGCGAGGACAGCATTGACCGGGGCCCCGAGTGGCGCAGCTTCGAGGACGACGAGACCGACAGCGCGCGGACCGGGGCGCCGCTGACCCGGTCCCGTCACGACCGCGGGCTCTCGACGGAGATCGGTCGGTCGACGCGACTCAAGGGGCGCAAGCGCAGACAGATGGCGCGACTCCGCCGGCAACACCGCCGGGCGCAGGTCAGCTCCAAGCGCGAGCGCAACCAGGTGTACGCCTTCACGGAGATACGCCGTATCGTCGGCTCCCTGGGGCTCTCGGCGGCCATCCGCGACCGGGCCTGTGTGCTCTTCGAGTCGGCTCAAAAAGAGGACCTGCTCCAGGGGCGCTCGCTGGAGGGCTTCGCCGCGGCGACGGTGTATGCCACCTGCCGGACCGAGGGGGTCGCCCGGACCGTCGAGGAGCTGTGTCGGGCCGCTCGCGCGGACCCCGACGAACTTCGGGCGGCCTACGACGCCCTGAACCGCGAGCTGGGCTTGCCGACCGGGCCCATCGACCCGCGGGAGTACGTCCCCCGCTTTGCGACCGCGCTGGAGCTGCCTGATGAACTCCGGAACCGAGCAGAGCAACTCGTCGACGAGGCGCGCGAACGGGGCCTCATCGGCGGCCGCAATCCCGCGGGCGTCGCCGCGGCCTGTCTCTACACTGCAGCACAGGAGCAAGACGTCGAACTCACGCAGGCCGAGGCCGCTGACGTGGCCGACGTGACGCCGGTGACGCTGCGGACGACCTACACGGCGCTACAGGAATAG
- a CDS encoding TIGR00725 family protein gives MRVAVIGGSTVTDREYEQARDVGRLLGERGHEVVCGGLGGVMEAVCAGARETGGHTIGILPNEDRKSANDYVETAIATGMGNARNVLVVMNGDAVIAVDGSTGTLSELGHALDMDRPLAGIGAHSLEGIEHVETAEAAVDYVESASAVQ, from the coding sequence ATGCGCGTTGCCGTCATCGGCGGCTCGACAGTCACGGACAGGGAGTACGAACAGGCCCGCGACGTGGGCCGGTTACTCGGCGAGCGCGGCCACGAGGTCGTCTGTGGTGGCCTCGGCGGCGTGATGGAAGCGGTCTGTGCGGGCGCCCGCGAGACGGGTGGTCACACCATCGGTATCTTGCCAAACGAGGACCGCAAGAGCGCCAACGACTACGTCGAGACCGCTATCGCGACGGGGATGGGCAACGCTCGGAACGTCCTCGTGGTCATGAACGGCGACGCGGTCATCGCTGTCGACGGCAGTACCGGGACGCTCTCGGAGCTCGGTCACGCGCTCGACATGGACCGTCCGCTGGCCGGTATCGGAGCGCATTCCCTCGAAGGAATCGAACACGTCGAGACCGCCGAGGCGGCCGTCGACTACGTCGAATCCGCATCAGCGGTCCAGTAG
- the phaC gene encoding class III poly(R)-hydroxyalkanoic acid synthase subunit PhaC, which translates to MSSNPLNPFAAALDFQRQTLDSMTEAVEMSSVADERLELMESVEVGQTPSEVVYEENKLELLHYDAEAAGIEVDEADKESVPILIVYALINRPYILDLQEERSVVRRLLEAGHDVYLIDWNEPSRLDQHLTLDDYVNRYIDNCVDVVRDRSGEDAINLLGYCMGGTMSVMYTALHSEKVNTLGLMAAGLCFDQTGGVLEEWGAGEYYSPSDVTDTFGNVPAEMLDVGFALMDPVENYVSKYIRFAENMENESFVENFGRMEKWLGDGIDVAGETYVQFLEDIYQENKLYKNELELEGEHVDIQNIDMPVLQLMGEYDHLVPAAASKPFNEVIPSDDTEIMEFSTGHIGLSVSSSTHADLWPDVAEWYSERNHDEVDIEVESPEENAQAAVEEVADAASDAVEGAEADAESNDESDDAEADVATAEDDVEEGAAGVDTVSGIGPTYADRLHDAGVETVEDLAAHDAAELAEITNASPSQAQDWLDQL; encoded by the coding sequence ATGTCATCCAACCCCCTCAACCCCTTTGCGGCCGCGCTCGACTTCCAGCGCCAGACGCTGGACTCGATGACCGAAGCCGTCGAGATGTCGTCGGTCGCCGACGAGCGCCTCGAACTGATGGAGTCCGTCGAAGTGGGCCAGACGCCCTCCGAGGTCGTCTACGAGGAGAACAAGCTCGAACTCCTCCACTACGACGCCGAGGCCGCCGGCATCGAGGTCGACGAGGCGGACAAGGAGTCGGTCCCCATCCTCATCGTCTACGCGCTCATCAACCGCCCGTACATCCTCGACCTGCAGGAGGAACGCTCCGTCGTGCGGCGCCTGCTCGAAGCGGGCCACGACGTCTACCTCATCGACTGGAACGAGCCCTCGCGGCTCGACCAGCATCTCACCCTCGACGACTACGTCAACCGCTACATCGACAACTGCGTCGACGTGGTCCGAGACCGCTCCGGCGAGGACGCTATCAACCTGCTCGGTTACTGCATGGGCGGGACGATGTCGGTGATGTACACCGCCCTCCACAGTGAGAAGGTCAACACGCTCGGCCTCATGGCCGCCGGCCTCTGTTTCGACCAGACCGGCGGCGTCCTCGAAGAGTGGGGCGCTGGCGAGTACTACTCGCCCTCGGACGTGACCGACACCTTCGGCAACGTCCCCGCCGAGATGCTTGACGTGGGCTTTGCGCTGATGGACCCCGTCGAGAACTACGTCTCGAAGTACATCCGGTTCGCCGAGAACATGGAAAACGAGTCGTTCGTCGAGAACTTCGGCCGGATGGAGAAGTGGCTCGGTGACGGCATCGACGTCGCCGGCGAGACCTACGTCCAGTTCCTGGAGGACATCTACCAGGAGAACAAGCTCTACAAGAACGAGCTCGAACTGGAAGGCGAGCACGTCGACATCCAGAACATCGACATGCCCGTCCTCCAGCTGATGGGCGAGTACGACCACCTCGTTCCCGCGGCGGCCTCGAAACCGTTCAACGAGGTCATCCCGAGCGACGACACGGAGATAATGGAGTTCTCGACGGGCCACATCGGGCTCTCGGTCTCCTCGTCGACGCACGCTGACCTCTGGCCCGACGTGGCCGAGTGGTACAGCGAGCGCAACCACGACGAGGTCGACATCGAGGTCGAGTCCCCCGAAGAGAACGCCCAGGCGGCCGTCGAAGAGGTCGCCGACGCCGCCAGTGACGCCGTCGAGGGCGCCGAAGCGGACGCGGAATCGAACGACGAGAGCGACGACGCGGAAGCCGACGTGGCGACCGCCGAAGACGATGTCGAGGAAGGCGCCGCAGGCGTCGACACCGTCTCGGGTATCGGCCCGACCTACGCCGACCGGCTCCACGACGCCGGCGTCGAGACAGTCGAGGACCTGGCAGCACACGACGCCGCCGAACTGGCCGAGATAACCAACGCCTCCCCCTCGCAGGCCCAGGACTGGCTCGACCAGCTCTGA
- a CDS encoding poly(R)-hydroxyalkanoic acid synthase subunit PhaE, producing MSDTNQMQDEWTEMVEEMNTAVADSMEQNMKAQAAFVESWADAVEDSIPKEDELSEGFQGYNRAYEEWVDAAEQMVERSTAAAQGEDVDPAEFRDIWLKSANEAFKQVMGTSAFAAANGQLVESMMEMQQEAEEMSQDAIAQMGFPTQENMDEVAERLVELERRQHAVEEKLDRILEKLE from the coding sequence ATGAGCGATACAAACCAGATGCAAGACGAGTGGACGGAGATGGTCGAGGAGATGAACACGGCGGTCGCCGACTCCATGGAGCAGAACATGAAGGCCCAGGCCGCCTTCGTCGAGTCGTGGGCCGACGCAGTCGAGGACTCGATTCCCAAGGAGGACGAACTCTCTGAGGGGTTCCAGGGGTACAACCGAGCCTACGAAGAGTGGGTCGACGCCGCCGAACAGATGGTCGAGCGCTCGACAGCCGCCGCCCAGGGCGAAGACGTCGACCCCGCCGAGTTCCGTGACATCTGGCTCAAGTCCGCCAACGAAGCGTTCAAGCAGGTGATGGGCACGTCGGCCTTCGCGGCCGCCAACGGCCAGCTCGTCGAGTCGATGATGGAGATGCAACAGGAGGCCGAGGAGATGAGCCAGGACGCCATCGCCCAGATGGGGTTCCCGACCCAGGAGAACATGGACGAGGTCGCCGAGCGACTCGTCGAACTGGAGCGCCGTCAGCACGCGGTCGAAGAGAAGCTCGACCGCATCCTCGAGAAGCTGGAGTAA
- a CDS encoding AbrB/MazE/SpoVT family DNA-binding domain-containing protein: MADEDDGLMWPPMFKGMQQASENAMEQQQQMMKQLFASGGMPSFDMNQLGAMSQMATFKTRVQSGGRISIPDAEREALGIEEGDIVQTVVLPVTNNTE, encoded by the coding sequence ATGGCCGATGAGGACGATGGTCTGATGTGGCCCCCGATGTTCAAGGGGATGCAGCAGGCGAGCGAGAACGCGATGGAACAGCAGCAACAGATGATGAAACAGTTGTTCGCGAGCGGCGGGATGCCCAGCTTCGATATGAATCAGCTGGGTGCGATGAGCCAGATGGCGACGTTCAAGACCCGCGTCCAGAGCGGCGGACGAATCAGCATCCCCGATGCGGAGCGAGAGGCGCTCGGCATCGAGGAAGGCGACATCGTCCAGACAGTCGTCCTCCCGGTCACAAACAACACGGAGTAA
- a CDS encoding MaoC family dehydratase, translating to MFNSVVAANRAAFAAFGVNPDDELPAPAERIEPDEDLPEWHVTISEDHPGEMGVGDRIEFTKTISENDVRQFAAASGDTNPLHLDDEFAEQTRFRGRIAHGTLVGSLISAALARLPGLTIYLSQDLEFHNPVRIGDRLTAECEIVEDLGDEQYRLTTRVKEDDTVVIDGEAVVLIDELPEDS from the coding sequence ATGTTCAACAGCGTCGTCGCTGCCAACCGGGCGGCATTTGCGGCCTTCGGCGTCAACCCCGACGACGAGCTCCCGGCGCCCGCAGAACGCATCGAGCCCGACGAGGACCTCCCGGAGTGGCACGTAACCATCTCGGAGGACCACCCCGGCGAGATGGGCGTCGGCGACCGCATCGAGTTCACCAAGACCATCTCCGAGAACGACGTCAGGCAGTTCGCCGCTGCCAGCGGTGACACGAACCCGCTGCACCTGGACGACGAGTTCGCCGAGCAGACCCGCTTCCGTGGCCGCATCGCCCACGGCACGCTCGTCGGCAGCCTCATCAGCGCCGCGCTCGCGCGCCTGCCCGGACTGACCATCTATCTCTCCCAGGACCTGGAGTTCCACAACCCCGTCCGCATCGGGGACCGCCTCACAGCGGAGTGTGAGATCGTCGAGGACCTGGGCGACGAACAGTACCGCCTCACCACCCGGGTCAAGGAAGACGACACGGTCGTCATCGACGGCGAGGCCGTGGTCCTCATCGACGAGCTGCCCGAGGACAGCTAG
- a CDS encoding alpha/beta fold hydrolase, with translation MTPQIASERVELSIDGDDVGLHYKTGGSGPPLVFLHGIGLDAATVSWRHALPALAEERTVYAPDLPGHGESDKPDRAYTTEFYLEAVEAFLDAVDVDEPAIAGLSMGGALALGHALDGGSVERLVLVNSYGLGGDAYWRTAASGMFQTPLLGNMVWQGVSTSKPAIRTGLRSMGATEPPQELVDDVDSVVDRQTVRAMRRWQRSEFRQRGFRTNYADRLDELSVPTLLIHGSEDPLFPPTWSQQAATKLAESELKLVKNCGHNPPRERPEWFNSAVRSFCASE, from the coding sequence ATGACTCCCCAGATTGCGTCCGAACGCGTCGAGCTATCCATCGACGGTGACGACGTGGGCCTCCACTACAAAACCGGTGGTAGCGGGCCGCCACTTGTGTTCTTGCACGGTATCGGGCTGGACGCCGCGACGGTGTCGTGGCGCCACGCGCTCCCCGCGCTGGCCGAGGAGCGGACCGTCTACGCGCCGGACCTGCCGGGCCACGGCGAGAGCGACAAACCGGACCGCGCGTACACGACCGAGTTTTACCTCGAGGCCGTGGAGGCGTTTCTTGACGCCGTTGACGTGGACGAGCCCGCGATTGCGGGCCTCTCGATGGGCGGGGCGCTGGCGCTTGGCCACGCACTCGATGGGGGCAGCGTCGAGCGGCTGGTGCTGGTCAACAGCTACGGGCTGGGCGGGGACGCCTACTGGCGAACGGCCGCGAGCGGGATGTTTCAGACACCGTTGCTGGGGAACATGGTCTGGCAGGGCGTGAGCACGTCGAAACCGGCCATCAGGACCGGGCTGCGGAGCATGGGCGCGACCGAACCCCCACAGGAGCTCGTCGACGACGTCGACAGTGTCGTCGACCGCCAGACCGTGCGGGCGATGCGGCGCTGGCAGCGCAGCGAGTTCCGCCAGCGCGGCTTCCGGACCAACTACGCCGACAGACTGGACGAGCTGTCGGTGCCGACGCTGTTGATCCACGGGAGCGAAGACCCTCTCTTTCCGCCGACATGGTCCCAGCAGGCGGCGACGAAACTGGCCGAGAGCGAACTGAAACTGGTGAAAAACTGCGGTCACAACCCGCCCCGGGAACGTCCGGAGTGGTTCAACAGCGCGGTGCGGTCGTTCTGTGCGTCGGAGTGA
- a CDS encoding NADH:flavin oxidoreductase, whose product MTELTDPLDIGGCRLPNRLYRAPVLECAGNGEDAVETLISELEPTAESGVGLVFQGASIVTPEGGCAAPNMTRVHDPDFVARLEQLTDAIHAHEGKIFLQLAHGGLRSMATWHAGYRAHNPDERQLAVSQPPWQLRALDRLGLISLRPRVLSTAEVRELAEQFGRSAGYAVDAGYDGIHLSAANMSLVQQFLSPFYNRRDDEFADGVRFLEAIHDAVREHAGDVPLVTKVPAETVAPSFVRRNISMAEAVDLAERLVGIGYDAVVPVEVSTFWDMSIVRGAYPDRAWAATELQDGYAAAFGGRWRARAVALLNRLQARRFDREPGWNAAFCRRVRDRVDVPVLLEGGLRTRADCDRCLGGDSGDGEPAADMVGMARPFYAEPRLGARLLTGEDALCASCNNCTIPQVTGEPGRCRTPSVVRAKGRLEQNGAYERNSSDGE is encoded by the coding sequence GTGACCGAGCTCACCGACCCGCTCGATATCGGCGGCTGCCGGCTGCCGAACCGCCTCTATCGCGCGCCGGTGCTGGAGTGTGCCGGCAACGGCGAGGATGCGGTCGAGACCCTCATCTCCGAGCTGGAACCCACGGCCGAGAGCGGCGTCGGCCTCGTCTTCCAGGGTGCGAGCATCGTCACGCCCGAGGGGGGCTGTGCCGCGCCGAACATGACCCGTGTCCACGACCCCGACTTCGTCGCCCGGCTCGAACAGCTCACCGACGCGATTCATGCACACGAAGGCAAGATATTCCTCCAGCTCGCCCACGGCGGCCTCCGAAGCATGGCGACGTGGCACGCCGGCTACCGGGCGCACAATCCCGACGAGCGACAGCTGGCCGTCTCCCAGCCGCCGTGGCAGCTTCGGGCGCTGGACCGACTGGGGCTAATTTCGCTGCGGCCCCGTGTGCTCTCGACGGCAGAAGTACGGGAGCTCGCCGAGCAGTTCGGCCGCTCGGCGGGCTACGCCGTCGACGCCGGCTACGACGGTATCCACCTCTCGGCGGCGAACATGAGCCTCGTCCAGCAGTTCCTGTCGCCGTTCTACAACCGTCGAGACGACGAGTTCGCCGACGGGGTTCGGTTTCTCGAAGCCATCCACGACGCCGTCCGCGAGCACGCGGGCGACGTGCCGCTGGTGACCAAGGTGCCAGCCGAGACCGTCGCGCCCAGTTTCGTTCGAAGGAATATTTCGATGGCCGAGGCCGTCGACTTGGCTGAACGACTGGTCGGTATCGGCTACGACGCCGTGGTCCCGGTCGAAGTCTCGACGTTCTGGGACATGAGCATCGTCCGCGGGGCGTATCCCGACCGGGCGTGGGCTGCCACGGAGTTGCAGGACGGCTACGCGGCGGCGTTCGGGGGCCGCTGGCGAGCGCGGGCGGTGGCGCTTCTCAACCGACTGCAGGCCCGCCGGTTCGACCGCGAGCCCGGCTGGAACGCCGCCTTCTGTCGGCGAGTCCGTGACCGGGTTGACGTGCCGGTGTTGCTGGAAGGCGGCCTGCGGACGCGGGCCGACTGTGACCGGTGTCTGGGCGGGGATTCGGGGGACGGGGAACCGGCGGCAGACATGGTCGGGATGGCCCGGCCCTTCTACGCCGAACCCCGACTCGGTGCCAGGCTGCTGACCGGCGAGGACGCCCTCTGTGCAAGCTGTAACAACTGCACGATTCCGCAGGTGACTGGCGAGCCCGGCCGCTGTCGGACGCCGTCGGTCGTCCGGGCGAAAGGGCGCCTCGAACAGAATGGTGCCTACGAAAGAAATTCTTCCGACGGCGAGTGA
- the cgi121 gene encoding KEOPS complex subunit Cgi121, whose product MDVVEGHADIDDVGAFVAELDAIGETHGVTIQAFDARYVVDREHLVRAVDLAARARERGDTIAEDFGVEILLYAAGRRQINRALAMGVCEGECPIVAVVVGEVAQQATSDHVNGDAGAVRGEGEGASVSASGGTASDEAAAAADLRERLTPAETLGNYDEERVRDFFDVTDTELAATEGALADAIRERVALLVVEK is encoded by the coding sequence ATGGACGTCGTCGAGGGACACGCCGACATCGACGACGTGGGCGCGTTCGTCGCCGAACTGGACGCCATCGGGGAGACTCACGGCGTGACGATACAGGCCTTCGACGCCCGCTACGTGGTCGACCGCGAGCATCTGGTACGGGCCGTCGACCTCGCCGCTCGCGCCCGGGAACGCGGTGATACCATCGCCGAGGATTTCGGCGTCGAGATACTGCTGTACGCCGCCGGTCGCCGCCAGATAAATCGGGCGCTGGCGATGGGCGTGTGCGAGGGCGAGTGTCCGATTGTCGCGGTCGTGGTCGGTGAGGTCGCCCAGCAGGCGACCTCGGACCACGTGAACGGCGACGCTGGAGCCGTGCGCGGCGAGGGCGAGGGGGCCTCGGTCAGCGCGAGCGGTGGAACCGCGAGCGACGAAGCGGCCGCCGCGGCCGACCTCCGCGAGCGACTCACCCCCGCCGAGACGCTCGGCAACTACGACGAGGAGCGCGTCAGGGACTTCTTCGACGTGACCGACACCGAACTGGCCGCGACCGAGGGGGCGCTGGCCGACGCCATCCGCGAGCGGGTGGCGCTGCTCGTCGTAGAAAAATAG